The Oryza glaberrima chromosome 5, OglaRS2, whole genome shotgun sequence DNA segment TTGATCTAGCCATTAGATTGTATCCATCCACCTCGGATGCCACCAGCTCCGCCTAGCTAATCCTCCATCCTTGCCACTGCCATGAGCCCACTGCTCAAGGGCATCAAGGTCAGCCTAGCGCATGGTTACCTCCTTGTTGGCCCCTTTGCTCTCAATGATCTGCTCGGTAACATGCCGATGCACGATGATGCCAGTGCTGTTGGCACTACAGTCTCATCACACCACCGCTGATGCTCACCAGCCACAAGAAGAAGGCTAACAAGTTGTACACCATCAACGACTAGCCGCAGTTCACTAGCGGAGATGCGAGTCTAGCCCGCCCTGCCGCCGTTGTAGCCACTGCTCCTCTATGCCATGCCATCCTGTCGCTGCCCCAATCATTCCAAAACACTACTAATGCACAACCATCGATATCACCTTAGATCTACTCAGATGCGGCCCTCGATTTCCCCAGCAAAGTCCTATTGTGCCAACACCATGCCTAACATGGAGTGGCTGGCAGCTGCCGCACTTGCTGTCATCGGATCCAGCCACAACTCTAGGTCCAACGAGAGATACCTTGGCCAAAACCATCCTAAGCGCCAAGAGGGACCTGAATGAGCCCCGTCACCACCATCCATGCGCCCACACAAAACTCCAATGGTGTGCTCGGGTAGCGGTGAGGTGAAGGATGGGATCGGAGAAGGCGAAGGTAACCCTATTATAGCTATTACGTGTAATTTCCATCCATGATAAACATCTACTCCATTCATACTTTAATATAGTAGATGTTGAATTTATTCGGTCTTTGATATGTatgttaaaatataataacttatcGTTTGAAATATATCATACtctatccgtttcatattatcaGTCATTTTTACTTTTCCttactaaggccctgtttttttcagctttggattattataatctagattattgagtcagattactatgagctagattgttataatctgtagtagaataagcggttagttgtttcttttctagattattagagcctagattattgggtttgcaagtctaaagatggagtggggtggcatggtgggtaatttttcacccaataatctggaaaaagctcacctaaatgagtttatcagattataataagttgaactccagattataataagttacttcaataagttgtctgtttctttcagcttactcctaataatctagattataataatcccaagctgaaagaaacagaacctaagtttatagaaaagatTAACAATATCTACAAcaacaaattaatttcattaaaactaacatttaatatattttaataatatgtttgtttgtgttaaaagtattgctatattttcctataaatttgatcaaatttaaagaaatttaaGTAGGAAAAACAAGTCAAAAGCGACCAACAACTTCTcgtttataaattttatatccaatcgtatcatttttatttactgaactaattaatccatgttCCATTTTTCCTTCACAATAATGTATCAAGCGCAGTAGTATATGCATGCACGTCATTATTCAGTAGTCCAGCACGATGGAGATGAACTTTAAGCTCACAGTACATTACGACTAGGACGATATCATCACATTAAACCTTCAAATTTCGATATCCAAATCCAACTCGAGAGAATTATCCCCTTTCTCCACGGTGAACGTCTTGAGCAtcttccccgtcgccgtcgtcacctgCGCGACGTACGTGCCGTGGAAGCCCCTGAACTTGAAacggccatcgccgtcgacaATGCCGCGCGCGTCCGACCTCCACTCCCTCTGGAGCTGGAGGAACCTCTGCCCGGCCTCGTTGACGGtgccgtcggcgtcgacgaggTAGGCGTCCCGGCGCCACATCTGCCCCTCCATGAACCCCCAGAGCACGACGCCCTCCACGGCCGGGTGCGCGTACGCCTCGCGCAGCACCACCTCCAGGTCGTCGGCGCGGAGCCCCACGTCGGGCTCGCTCACGTCCAGCTCGGTGATCCAGATgggcgcgccgcccgccgcggcgagcttGTCCAGCGCGGCGCGGATGACCTGCCCGGCCACCGGGCTGTCCATGTGCCCCTGCACCCCGatcccgcccaccgccgcgccgccgcgccgcagcgCGTCCACCAGCTCGACGTACTTCTCCGGCGTCGCGTTGGGGTCGTTCCCACGCAGGACGTTGTAGTCGTTGACGAAGAGCCGCGCGGCCGGGTCCAGCCGCGCGGCCTCGCGGAACATGAGCGGCGCGACGCCGTCTCCCAGCCGGTCGCGGTAGAAGCGGCCGTGCAGCATCTCGTTGTTGACGTCGTAGTGGCGGAACCGGCCGGCGTAGCGGGACAGGAGGCCGTGGAGGCGGCCCtgcaccgcggcggcgaggtcgtcgcggCCGAGGTCCTTGACCCACTGCTgcacgtcgccgtcgacggcccAGAAGATGCAGTGGCCGCGCGCCGACTTGCCGTAGCGGTGGCAGAAGTCGAgcagctcgtcggcgtcgcggtAGTTGATCTGCCCGCGCTGCGGCTCCGTCGAGTACCACTTGAGCTCGTTCTCGAAGACGGCCCAGTCGAAGTTGTCGCAGAAGAAGTCGACGAACTTGGGGTTTCGGATGGCCGTCTTGTTGATGCAGGATCCGAACGGGAAGCGATTCTCCAGCTGCGCCACGCGGATTGACGCGCCAACCatggtcgcgccgccgcccaactTGAGAATCACGTCTCGCTTGCGAACCTGCATGAGCGCATCCAGGGAATGTCATTTTACTTTGGGCTTGCTAATTCATCACTTAactggagtattttttttccccctaaATATCAGTCACTTTCTTAAACGGCCATTTCATTTAGAGGTTTTTTCCAAAAAGTCATTTGACTTCTTACCGCGAATTAAAAATCCAAATAAGTGACATGTTACgaatgattttgttcttttcagaAATTGTGATCAAATGTAATTTATATTGCCTACATGGATTGTTAAACGACACTTGTCTATATATGACTGGAGGAAATATTAATTTAGCACGTAAAGCAGTAACGAAGAAGTTGATCATGCAAACGTGCGCGCGGAGTCGGAGTGAGCTGATGATTGCTCACTCACCTTGTCAGTCTGCTCTTTGAGCTGCGTCAACCGCGCCTTGCGGTCCGTCGCGTAGACCTGCAGATCCATCACCTTAACATCAACACCGGCAGGCGCGCCATGGACGTGAACAGCCGCGACGCGTGGGCTCGCCCTGAGCCGGAACGCGCCGTTGATCTCCGCCCACCCGCCGCCCACCTCGACGCGTGCCGCGCCGCAGTCTAGCCAGCTGccgcgctcgtcgtcgccgccgtcgccgtccacgcGGAGGCCGACGCGCACCGCATGGTGCCTCCCGTCGCCCTGGCCCTGCACGCTGACCCACCCGACGACACGGTACGTGACCCGTGGCACGAGCGCGCCCGCCGGAACCGCGCGCCGCAGcccgtcctcctcgtcggcgcggcgcgacgcgacGATGTACCGTCCGCTTGATCGTCTAATACGCTCATTCGGCTCCGCGGCCGACACGGCGCCCGAGATCAGCATGGCCGTGTCGCGCTCGGCGTGCGCGGACAGCGCCGTGCGCGTGCCCACCGGCGCCCAGCCGGCGAGGCCACCGTCGTCCTCGATCAGGTTCACCTCGAAAGCGACCTCGTGAGCTAAAGCCATGCTAGCTCTCTCGTCTTGCCTGTCGTGTCCACTGGCTTGACGTGGTGACTGACTGCAGCTAACGATGATCTATCATGCACGGTGGCTGCCCTGTATTTATAGGTGAAATCATCGTCGCCGGATTAACCATATATCTTGTCGTCGATAAGTCGTGCCGAACTGAACTGGTGGAATGCAATAGCAAGGAGTAGAGAGTAGAGACTGGAAGCAACTACCAGATCGATGATATCTCAAATCTCATTCCCTGTGCGACTCTGCGTGTATTTATGAGCAACTGTGTAGCTTGGGCGACGCAACAAATTCTGACTTGTTGGGTTCAGATGCCGCTCTGACTTGTGGCATGAATGGATCGGATCGAGCTGAGCTGACATGGGCGAAATGCAGTAATTGATGCACACGTCGTTTTGGCATCGTCGTcggtctgaactctgaaaccGGGGAATGTCAGCTTGGCTACTTGCTGTTCgttactcgatcgatcgatctgggACGACATATATCCACTATGGGTTAAAAGCGTTGGCAGCACGAAGGGCTGAAGGCTCTTCTATTTGTTTCTCTTTGGTGGACGCTTATAGTGTTCATGTCTTCTTGTTAGTGGCACATAGTAGGAAACTAGGAAGTgatgagaggaagaaggaatGGATATAAGAAACTTCGGCTATGGTTCATTGTTTCGTCATATTCATGTGGACCAAGAAATTCTCTTTTTAggtcatttttcaaatttttgatCGGAACTAAGTTTTTGCACCGATTTATATGAAAAGTTTAATCCCCGCAAGAAACATGAAAACATGCCTTGCCAGTTTTTGGGCCAAGCTGGATGTTCATCTTTCTAAGCATCTTGCTCTCCGCTCATAGTACCTGTTGGAAGTATAGTCATAATTCATATGTTGGAAGTATTTTAAActagaaaaacaaaatactaaACATGAGATGTGAATAAAAAGATGATCGAGTAACATGTTTAACACTAAAGTGAATAGAGTGACATACCCGGGATCCAGAGGCGGTGTTGGTGTTGGGGTTGATGTTGGTGTCACCGTTCCCGTTCGTTCTCCCCTCCGTTGCCACTCCCAGTCACAATGatgaaaaggaaacaaaaaacaCTTGGCGCATAGGAAGCAGTGGAGACGTAGCAGAGCAATCGCGCCAAAGAAGCACTTGCCAAAAACTTGATGAGAACCAGAGTATTAGGAAAATGAACAGAATAGAGAGTTCTATGTCTATCTCGGAGATGGGAGATGAAAACTatgacatcctggcccaattagAATGAGGCCTGTACGACTCATGTGAGTTGTATACGCATGTTTAGTATACTACCTTACTAGTTTATCAAGgatggaaccaacttataagggcTTGTCCCTCCAACCATGCCACTCCCGGATTACCCTTTTACCCGAAGCGAGGACAAAAGTGTAAATGATTTGGTTTGTGTAAGTGGGCCCACCTATCAGATGGGCTGGCTACGTGGTTCTAGAATTACTAGAATTATATTGGGCATATTTCATTTAATTCTAACAGTACATAGAGTCAAACCAGAACAAACCAACAGAGCCTTGGCTAAATGAGACCTTTAACAGTGCTTGGGAGGTATGCCTGGTACGTCCCAGTCTACCGTACATCCACCATTCAGAGGGATAATCTGGAAAAAGTTCAATGTAAATAGGGGTAGTTTACTACTTATTTAGCCAAACCATCGCTAACTCATCCCGTACCTTTTTGACGCTATACTCTCGAGCTGATCCGCTTAATTCTCATCTCCTGCGCACTTAGCTCACATCAGTGTATTTCTTTTAAgttcctcttctccctctttcTTGATCTAGTTAGAATGggcgttttctttttttttttttgctttgataAATGTTCAATGATGATCTTGGACATCTCAAATACCCATATAGCTtccccgccaaaaaaaaaaaaaaaccatatagcTATACCCCCTAGCTCATGACGATAGTGTGTGAACATTCATTTCCATCGCTGGACGTTTTCATGCATTTTTAtactttttaaagaaaacaaaatcattGCATCAGGACAcaatgaatttccgaagtttaaacAAAAGCGTCACAACTGCTGCATCTTGGTAATTTTCTCGGCCATCCATAACTTATATGTTTTATTCTCCTGTATAATTCCATCCGTCATTAGCTGCGCAGTATTCTTTCTTGTTTAGTTTGACATAGCTAAAAATGGAGTATATTCTATTGATATATAGTTCGTCTGATGAGGATAGAATATAACCGGCAGCAGCATGAATGAGCAAAGCATAGCGATAGTGaatgtatatatactatttACAATGAATTTGTAAATTACGTGAAATTAATTTAGTAAAAGTGGTtatagtccaaagtgaaatctACTTATTGTTTCTTCATAATATCTAATTACTAAACAGAATGCCTCATAACATGTTAAAGCACATCTTGCGCCTCCAATTTGTAAGTATAGATCCTCGCAAAATACAACACAAACGTGAAAGCTCATATACACGAGCCACACTTATTCATATAAACATACATACACGTCCTACTTCTACGACCACCTTTATTAATGAAAGTTATAACAGATGCCTTACTGATTGATGAGTACTTCACTTATCATCgaaaaaataattctataaaTACAAGAACATGTCTCAAGTCTAAAACTTAAACACATGTGAACAAATTTCACCACAAGAAATCTAATAAGACGAGCCATCACATCCCTTTCCATATTTGAATTAGACACGGACACTTTGACTATAAATTCTACTATAACATATTCGCAAAACACAACAATAAATCTTAAAGCTTAGTATTCCTTCATTTTATTGCAAATATAATAGCCTGCAAATTCTCACAAGGAAGAAAAAACATACTACCTAGATAAGGACATGGTGCTCAGGTGCTGGGAATAGTTTACTGGGCTATTTTCAGGATAGTTGGTCATAAATTTGGCAACTTGCCGAACTCACGTGTTCCAACGCCAATTGAAATGTTGCTTGCTTCGACTGGTCGGTCCATCCATCAAGTTTGTTTGTGCCGTCTAAGAATGATGGGACGTCAAAGATATCCACAGCATGATTCGACATCAAAATGGCTCTCACGTTCTCAGGAGCTGATTTTGGTAGCTTGACGCATGCAAGTTGTAATATCAAGCGTTTCAACGTGGACTCAAAGCTCTAGGCTCACTTGAGCCAGGCGCAGCCTGGAAATAAAAGCCCACAAAGAGCTAGTACAAATTAAGGTTGGTCAAAAGTTCACATTAGGTCCCTCAAATATGGGTTGAGTTCCATTTCATGTCACTCAATTACAAAACCATGTATAAAGTATCCCCTAACTTCTAAAACTAATGTAAATTACATCA contains these protein-coding regions:
- the LOC127774599 gene encoding endo-1,4-beta-xylanase 3-like, with the translated sequence MALAHEVAFEVNLIEDDGGLAGWAPVGTRTALSAHAERDTAMLISGAVSAAEPNERIRRSSGRYIVASRRADEEDGLRRAVPAGALVPRVTYRVVGWVSVQGQGDGRHHAVRVGLRVDGDGGDDERGSWLDCGAARVEVGGGWAEINGAFRLRASPRVAAVHVHGAPAGVDVKVMDLQVYATDRKARLTQLKEQTDKVRKRDVILKLGGGATMVGASIRVAQLENRFPFGSCINKTAIRNPKFVDFFCDNFDWAVFENELKWYSTEPQRGQINYRDADELLDFCHRYGKSARGHCIFWAVDGDVQQWVKDLGRDDLAAAVQGRLHGLLSRYAGRFRHYDVNNEMLHGRFYRDRLGDGVAPLMFREAARLDPAARLFVNDYNVLRGNDPNATPEKYVELVDALRRGGAAVGGIGVQGHMDSPVAGQVIRAALDKLAAAGGAPIWITELDVSEPDVGLRADDLEVVLREAYAHPAVEGVVLWGFMEGQMWRRDAYLVDADGTVNEAGQRFLQLQREWRSDARGIVDGDGRFKFRGFHGTYVAQVTTATGKMLKTFTVEKGDNSLELDLDIEI